Proteins encoded within one genomic window of Gammaproteobacteria bacterium:
- a CDS encoding polysaccharide biosynthesis protein: MVNQMRFMLVRIPVGLKRTIVATCDVALAVLALAGTLLVLNFRLWPADGRLVTLLVICAALTVPVLSAQRLYHAIIRFIGAEMHAKVLRGAALIALSLAVAAFALDIGDLRLCIGIGLVFWTFASFLLGGARILMRAMVIGRNVRNGKSEPVAIYGAGEAGRRLAAAAGNSHELRPVLFVDDDPMLHGRLVAGIPVAGPAELPERVRDEEIRRVLLALPSVSRQRRQQILRNLESLSIQVQTVPDIGDLVTGKARLEELRDVGVEDILGRDPVAPNTRLLDACIRGKCVMVTGAGGSIGSELCRQIIELGATRLVLFELSELALYRIDGELRERIRERGLRVELIALLGSVHNRNRVRQVVQGLGVQTIYHAAAYKHVPIVEFNITEGARNNVIGTWHTAEAAAEAGVETFVLVSTDKAVRPTNVMGATKRMAELVLQGMAARGGGHTRFCMVRFGNVLESSGSVVPLFREQIRRGGPVTVTDPEVIRYFMTIPEAAQLVLQAGAMGRGGEVFVLDMGEPVRIVDLARRMVQLMGLTVRDDACPQGDVAIRFTGLRPGEKLYEELLIGGEVGATEHPKILRAREQGLPWPQVRDALEALVAATNSCDCDQVRRLLLDLVNGYEPAPGSQAEDPGLPLRPMPPPVQHPIEVSRIGVA; this comes from the coding sequence ATGGTCAACCAGATGCGTTTCATGCTGGTCCGGATCCCGGTCGGCCTCAAGCGCACCATCGTTGCCACCTGTGATGTCGCCCTGGCCGTCCTCGCGCTGGCCGGCACCCTGCTGGTGCTCAACTTCCGCCTCTGGCCTGCCGACGGACGCCTCGTCACGCTCCTGGTCATCTGCGCGGCGCTGACGGTTCCCGTGCTCAGCGCGCAGCGCCTCTACCACGCCATCATCCGCTTCATCGGCGCGGAGATGCACGCCAAGGTGCTGCGCGGCGCGGCGCTCATCGCCCTCTCCCTGGCGGTGGCGGCCTTCGCGCTGGACATCGGCGACCTGCGGCTGTGCATCGGCATCGGCCTGGTGTTCTGGACCTTTGCCTCGTTCCTCCTCGGTGGCGCCCGGATCCTGATGCGCGCGATGGTCATCGGCCGCAACGTCCGCAACGGCAAGAGCGAACCGGTCGCCATCTATGGTGCCGGCGAGGCGGGCAGGCGGCTCGCGGCGGCCGCGGGCAACAGCCACGAGCTGCGGCCGGTCCTGTTCGTGGACGACGACCCGATGCTCCACGGTCGCCTCGTGGCCGGCATCCCGGTCGCCGGCCCGGCGGAGCTGCCGGAGCGGGTCCGCGACGAAGAGATCCGCCGTGTGCTGCTGGCATTGCCCTCTGTCAGCCGCCAGCGGCGCCAGCAGATCCTGAGGAACCTGGAATCGCTGTCGATCCAGGTGCAGACGGTGCCGGACATCGGCGACCTGGTCACCGGCAAGGCCCGCCTCGAAGAGCTCCGCGATGTCGGCGTGGAGGACATCCTCGGCCGCGATCCGGTGGCACCCAACACCCGCCTGCTCGATGCCTGCATCCGCGGCAAGTGCGTCATGGTCACGGGTGCCGGCGGTTCGATCGGCTCCGAGCTCTGCCGGCAGATCATCGAGCTGGGCGCCACGCGCCTGGTGCTGTTCGAACTGTCCGAACTGGCCCTCTACCGGATCGACGGGGAGCTACGGGAGCGCATCCGCGAGCGCGGCCTGCGGGTGGAGCTCATCGCCCTGCTCGGCTCCGTGCACAACCGCAACCGGGTGCGCCAGGTGGTGCAGGGCCTCGGCGTGCAGACCATCTACCACGCGGCCGCCTACAAGCACGTGCCAATCGTCGAGTTCAACATCACCGAGGGGGCGCGCAACAACGTCATCGGCACCTGGCATACGGCCGAGGCTGCCGCCGAGGCCGGCGTGGAAACCTTCGTGCTGGTGTCGACGGACAAGGCCGTGCGACCCACCAACGTCATGGGCGCCACCAAACGCATGGCCGAGCTGGTGCTCCAGGGCATGGCGGCGCGCGGCGGCGGCCACACCCGCTTCTGCATGGTGCGCTTCGGCAACGTGCTGGAGTCATCCGGCTCCGTGGTACCGCTGTTCCGCGAGCAGATCCGCCGCGGTGGCCCGGTGACGGTCACCGACCCGGAGGTCATCCGCTATTTCATGACCATCCCCGAGGCGGCCCAGCTGGTGCTGCAGGCCGGGGCCATGGGCCGCGGCGGCGAGGTGTTCGTGCTCGACATGGGCGAGCCCGTGCGCATCGTCGACCTGGCGCGCCGCATGGTCCAGCTCATGGGCCTGACGGTCAGGGATGACGCCTGCCCGCAGGGCGATGTCGCCATCCGCTTCACCGGGCTGCGCCCCGGGGAGAAGCTCTACGAGGAGCTGCTCATCGGCGGCGAGGTCGGCGCCACCGAACACCCGAAGATCCTGCGTGCCCGGGAACAGGGCCTGCCGTGGCCGCAGGTGCGGGACGCGCTGGAGGCACTGGTTGCCGCCACGAACAGCTGCGATTGCGACCAGGTCCGGCGCCTGCTGCTGGATCTGGTGAATGGCTACGAGCCCGCCCCCGGCTCTCAGGCCGAGGATCCCGGCCTGCCCCTGCGGCCCATGCCTCCCCCGGTCCAGCACCCGATCGAGGTATCGAGGATCGGTGTCGCCTGA
- a CDS encoding glycosyltransferase family 4 protein, whose product MNFWIVTVGEPLPGFSGTSRPWRSGALADLLARRGHKVTWWVSTVDHFSKTHWLKQSCSQAVQENLDLQFLHGCLYRRNISLARYRNHRQIAREFLRIAPARERPDLILCSYPTIELSEAAVAYGSTKNIPVLLDIRDLWPDEILTRVPGLARPAARLALAPLYGAARRAMRGATGIIAISREYLDWALQVAGRAATACDHVIPLGYTGNIGQIVPSPAVEHRLRELGVDPGKRICWFSGTFVGNIDLGTVIEAARLLADRNDIQFVFSGSGERDAAWRSQAGGLDNVIFTGWVGSEELAWLSTAAALGLAAYRPNATMSLPNKLFEYMSMGLPVLLSLGGEAERLVTDNGIGDIYRAGDPRHLAQLIGERSGDVGWRATCSRNARALFASRYSTDVVYGQYADTLEGEALTSS is encoded by the coding sequence GTGAACTTCTGGATTGTCACCGTCGGCGAGCCGTTGCCTGGATTCTCCGGTACGTCGCGACCCTGGCGCAGTGGCGCCCTGGCCGACCTGCTCGCCCGGCGCGGCCACAAGGTAACGTGGTGGGTGTCGACGGTTGATCACTTTTCCAAGACTCACTGGCTGAAGCAGAGCTGTTCGCAGGCCGTCCAGGAGAACCTGGATCTCCAGTTCCTCCATGGCTGCCTGTACCGCCGCAATATCTCCCTGGCGCGCTACCGGAATCACCGGCAGATCGCCCGCGAGTTCTTGCGGATCGCCCCAGCACGCGAACGCCCGGACCTTATCCTCTGTTCATATCCGACCATCGAACTCAGCGAAGCCGCGGTCGCGTACGGGTCAACGAAGAACATCCCGGTACTGCTCGATATCCGCGACCTCTGGCCCGATGAAATACTCACCCGGGTTCCCGGCCTGGCGAGGCCCGCGGCACGTCTGGCACTCGCACCGCTCTATGGCGCCGCACGCCGCGCCATGCGCGGTGCCACCGGCATCATCGCCATTTCCCGGGAGTACCTGGACTGGGCACTGCAGGTCGCTGGCCGTGCAGCCACCGCCTGCGACCACGTGATTCCGCTTGGCTATACCGGGAACATCGGGCAGATCGTGCCGTCGCCTGCCGTCGAGCATCGGTTGCGCGAGCTTGGCGTCGATCCCGGGAAGCGGATCTGCTGGTTCTCCGGCACTTTCGTCGGCAACATCGACCTCGGTACCGTCATCGAAGCCGCCCGCCTGCTCGCCGACCGCAACGACATCCAGTTCGTGTTCAGCGGCAGCGGCGAACGCGATGCCGCCTGGCGCAGCCAGGCCGGCGGCCTGGACAACGTCATCTTCACCGGCTGGGTTGGCAGCGAGGAACTCGCCTGGCTGTCGACCGCCGCCGCACTGGGACTGGCGGCATACAGGCCCAACGCCACCATGAGCCTGCCGAACAAACTCTTCGAGTACATGAGCATGGGCCTGCCCGTGCTGCTCAGCCTCGGCGGCGAGGCCGAACGGCTGGTGACCGACAACGGGATCGGCGATATCTACCGGGCCGGTGATCCGCGGCATCTCGCGCAGCTGATTGGCGAGCGGTCGGGTGATGTGGGGTGGAGGGCAACCTGTTCGCGAAACGCCCGGGCCCTGTTTGCTTCACGTTACTCGACGGATGTCGTGTATGGGCAATATGCCGACACCCTCGAAGGCGAAGCACTAACCAGCTCCTGA
- a CDS encoding capsule assembly Wzi family protein, producing the protein MQGRQGAYGRGWRLLPLLLVLGLAEPAHAGPWLDPGDTGLRHDLQLLADSGVIGTPVTAWPLSWGDIAAQISGLEQVPDAAAGALARVRSRLRDEGLSTGLRLGAEASIGTEPRLIRDFEDLPRGKGEVAGKLEWTGDRTALRLVAQYVADPDDDRELRADGSYAGLALGNWMLAAAMTDRWWGPGWQGSMILSSNARPIPAFTIDRNSTAPFESKWLRWIGHWDFTALWGFLESDRAVPDARFFGMRFTARPARWLEVGISRTALWCGEGRPCGFDTFVDLLAGKDNAGDNISAADEPGDQLGGYDIRLTGAGFGLPVALYTQRIGEDEQDLRPALFLTLAGVETWGRLGRFGDYRLYLEVADTLCGGNITGDGTPDCAYEHSIYQTGMRYRGRSIGHSLDNDAEVWTFGAMLSENGGNSWTASLAAGDLNREGNPSTTNTVAAVKTRYRSASLVHRHRLAIGELQGAVGFEEFDDRVTGETDEDWRISLGWRYPL; encoded by the coding sequence ATGCAGGGGCGGCAGGGAGCTTACGGGCGCGGCTGGCGGCTGTTGCCGCTGCTGCTGGTGCTGGGTCTTGCGGAGCCGGCGCATGCCGGCCCCTGGCTCGACCCAGGCGACACCGGCCTGCGCCACGACCTGCAGCTGCTTGCGGACAGCGGCGTCATCGGCACGCCGGTCACGGCCTGGCCGCTGTCCTGGGGCGACATTGCGGCGCAGATCAGTGGCCTGGAGCAGGTGCCGGATGCGGCGGCCGGGGCGCTGGCGCGCGTGCGGTCCCGCCTGCGTGATGAAGGGCTGTCTACCGGCCTGCGCCTGGGCGCAGAGGCGAGTATCGGCACCGAGCCGCGGTTGATCCGGGATTTCGAGGACCTGCCGCGCGGGAAGGGCGAGGTCGCCGGGAAGCTGGAGTGGACCGGCGATCGCACGGCGCTGCGGCTGGTAGCGCAGTATGTCGCCGATCCGGATGACGATCGCGAGCTGCGGGCCGACGGCAGCTACGCGGGCCTGGCGCTCGGCAACTGGATGCTGGCGGCGGCGATGACCGATCGCTGGTGGGGGCCGGGCTGGCAGGGGAGCATGATCCTCTCCAGCAACGCGCGCCCCATTCCCGCCTTCACCATCGACCGCAATTCCACGGCGCCTTTCGAATCGAAATGGCTGCGCTGGATCGGCCACTGGGACTTCACCGCGCTCTGGGGCTTCCTGGAAAGCGACCGTGCGGTGCCCGATGCGCGCTTCTTCGGCATGCGCTTCACGGCACGGCCGGCGCGCTGGCTGGAGGTGGGCATCTCGCGCACGGCATTGTGGTGTGGCGAGGGCCGTCCCTGCGGCTTCGACACCTTCGTCGACCTGCTCGCCGGCAAGGACAATGCCGGTGACAACATCAGCGCTGCCGATGAACCGGGCGACCAGCTCGGCGGCTACGACATCCGCCTGACCGGGGCGGGCTTCGGCCTGCCGGTGGCGCTGTACACCCAGCGCATCGGCGAGGACGAGCAGGACCTGCGCCCGGCCCTCTTCCTGACCCTGGCCGGCGTCGAGACCTGGGGCCGCCTGGGCCGCTTCGGCGACTACCGGCTCTATCTCGAGGTGGCCGATACGCTCTGCGGCGGCAACATCACCGGCGACGGTACGCCGGATTGCGCCTACGAGCATTCCATCTACCAGACCGGCATGCGCTATCGCGGCCGGTCGATCGGCCACAGCCTCGACAACGATGCCGAGGTGTGGACCTTCGGCGCCATGCTCAGCGAGAACGGCGGCAACAGCTGGACGGCCAGCCTGGCGGCGGGCGATCTCAACCGGGAAGGCAACCCGAGCACCACCAACACGGTGGCGGCGGTGAAGACGCGCTACCGCAGCGCCAGCCTCGTGCATCGCCATCGCCTGGCGATCGGCGAACTGCAGGGAGCAGTCGGCTTCGAGGAGTTCGACGATCGCGTCACCGGCGAGACCGACGAGGATTGGCGCATCAGCCTGGGCTGGCGGTACCCGCTCTGA
- the asnB gene encoding asparagine synthase (glutamine-hydrolyzing): protein MCGVLGVLSPTGIWQARLATTFNEGLGAIKHRGPDDTGTRIIGGLPAGRTLALGHQRLSVLDLSSAGRQPMLDSRGRIAVYNGEIFNWLEIRQQLQSDGYSFSTRSDTEVLLAAWDRWGTDCVRHFNGFWAFAIFDPSPRDGGPVLALCRDRFGIKPLYLCIDDQVMGFGSEIRPLLTACDKPMRVDPDSLMQQLIYEMQPSPPQTLFENVEEVAPATWRICHLSEQRWVTREYWSAGETPLRPRSDSQALEEFSWLLEDAVSMRLRADVEVALTLSGGVDSSAIAAAIRSIRSEAVKAFTSRFRNSPQLDETRWAAAVCRRTGMDHILVDVEEIDLDREERLLSRHVETIYTSFSQLVNWQVIKAIREQSAIKVFLNGQGGDEVFLGYERYYVPHIRSCGLWRPSGWYELIQCARHSGRGFAELLGFLAYFSGKALRQWRYRRSASALFQPWLLKAPSRIQVDSLPEDKRDLTIQETCGPQLQRLLRFDDRISAAFGIEGRPVFLDHRIVEFGISLEGHHKIRNGWTKHIVRRYLDSKGLPEVAWRKAKLGFPAPSAVWANDLLKQRVEAIRNSEFMRSVIRAGTDPIELTHRQVMALILLHSASSELSWQPLAGQPQSPAPA from the coding sequence GTGTGTGGAGTACTTGGGGTTCTGAGCCCGACAGGGATCTGGCAGGCGCGCCTGGCAACCACCTTCAATGAAGGTCTCGGTGCGATCAAGCATCGCGGGCCAGACGACACGGGAACACGGATCATAGGCGGCTTGCCCGCTGGGCGCACGCTGGCCTTGGGCCATCAGCGCCTATCTGTACTTGACCTGTCGTCGGCGGGTCGACAGCCGATGCTCGATTCGAGGGGTCGAATCGCTGTCTACAATGGCGAGATCTTCAACTGGCTCGAGATTCGCCAGCAATTGCAGAGCGACGGGTACTCGTTTTCCACCCGTTCTGATACCGAGGTACTGCTTGCGGCATGGGACAGGTGGGGTACGGACTGCGTGCGTCACTTCAATGGCTTCTGGGCATTCGCAATTTTTGATCCGAGTCCGCGCGACGGTGGCCCAGTGCTGGCGCTGTGCAGGGACAGATTCGGCATCAAGCCACTGTACCTGTGTATTGACGACCAGGTCATGGGTTTCGGCTCGGAAATCCGACCGCTTCTGACTGCATGCGACAAGCCGATGCGGGTCGATCCAGATTCGCTCATGCAACAGCTGATCTATGAGATGCAGCCGAGTCCACCGCAGACCTTGTTCGAGAACGTCGAAGAGGTGGCACCGGCCACGTGGCGTATTTGTCACCTGAGCGAGCAGCGGTGGGTGACGAGGGAGTACTGGAGCGCAGGCGAAACGCCACTACGTCCGCGTTCGGACAGTCAGGCACTCGAGGAGTTCTCCTGGCTTTTGGAAGATGCTGTGTCGATGCGTCTGCGGGCAGACGTGGAGGTGGCGCTGACGCTATCGGGTGGCGTCGATAGCTCTGCCATTGCGGCCGCGATCCGCTCCATCAGATCCGAAGCGGTCAAGGCGTTTACATCCAGATTTCGGAACTCACCACAGCTCGACGAGACCAGGTGGGCAGCCGCGGTTTGCCGGCGAACCGGCATGGATCACATCCTGGTCGATGTCGAGGAGATCGATCTCGATCGGGAAGAGAGGCTGCTATCCCGTCACGTTGAGACGATCTATACCAGCTTCTCGCAGTTGGTCAACTGGCAGGTCATCAAGGCTATTCGGGAGCAATCGGCCATCAAGGTATTTCTCAATGGGCAGGGCGGTGATGAAGTATTCCTGGGCTACGAGCGATACTACGTCCCCCACATCCGCAGCTGTGGATTGTGGCGTCCCAGCGGGTGGTACGAACTGATCCAGTGCGCGAGACACTCCGGGCGTGGTTTTGCAGAGTTGCTAGGATTCCTGGCGTACTTCTCCGGAAAGGCGCTCCGGCAGTGGCGCTATCGGCGCAGTGCAAGCGCTCTGTTTCAGCCCTGGCTGCTGAAAGCACCAAGCAGGATTCAGGTGGACTCGCTGCCTGAAGACAAGCGCGACCTCACGATTCAGGAGACGTGTGGGCCTCAGTTGCAACGGCTGTTACGCTTTGATGATCGTATAAGCGCCGCATTCGGCATCGAGGGTCGACCTGTTTTCCTGGACCATAGAATCGTGGAATTCGGCATCTCCCTTGAAGGCCACCACAAGATTCGAAATGGCTGGACCAAGCACATTGTCAGGCGCTATCTGGATAGCAAGGGACTGCCAGAGGTGGCGTGGCGAAAGGCCAAGCTGGGCTTTCCGGCGCCATCCGCAGTCTGGGCCAATGACTTACTCAAGCAGCGGGTTGAGGCTATTCGAAACAGTGAGTTCATGCGGAGCGTGATCAGGGCCGGTACTGACCCGATTGAGCTGACGCATCGACAGGTAATGGCGCTTATTCTGCTCCACAGTGCATCGAGCGAGTTGAGCTGGCAGCCGTTGGCAGGGCAGCCCCAATCGCCGGCGCCGGCATGA